In Myxococcales bacterium, the DNA window TCGCGAGCTCTTTGCGGCCGAGCACGTCGCCCGTGTCGTAGTCTTCTTCGAGCACGTGCGCCGTGACCCCCGTCACCGCGTCCCCGGCGTCGATCGCTGCAAAATAAGGGTCTCCGCCGCGATGCCGAGGGAGGAGCGAGGGGTGCACCCCGAGCGCGCCCAGGCGACCGGCAGAGCGCACCTCGGCGGGGATGCGGCTCGTCCAGAACCAGCTCACCACCAGATCCGGGGAAAGTGCACGTATTTTGTCGGCGTGCGCCGAGAGGTTCGGCTTCACGTACACGACGCCCTTCGGGAGCCTTTCGCGGAGGCGACGGGTCCCGATGGCACCCTTACGGCAGATGCCGGCGTAGACCACCTCGTGCCCATCGCCGAGGAGGAGGAGGGCCGCGAGCGGCAGACCGACGAACGCGATACGGAGGGCCAAAAAAGAGCGCTACCCGCCGACCGAACGCGTCAGCTCGCCACTTGGTTCGAGAGCGAGGGAGCGGCCTCGTCGCCGAGCTGGCGGAGGAGCGCCTGCCTCATGGCGTGCTCGACGAGCTGCCAGAGCTGCGCGCGGTCCGTGGAGCGGCCGAGGAACCCGATGGGAATGCGGAAGCCGCCCTTGTCCCGACGACCGCCACCGTACGCGCGGCCGCGATCGTCGTGACCGAACGCTTGCTCGAGCCACACGGCCGGATCGACGCTCGCCGAGTGGGTGCGGAGCGAGCCCTCGATGAAGCGCTCGCCGACGACGCCGTACACCACCACGGTGTCGATATCTTCGCGGCGAACGAGAAAATCGGCCGCCTGAGCGATGGTGTCGCGATCACCCTCGGACACGAAGCCGACGCCCGCCATGGCGAAATTGCGCCGGACGAAGAGCGACGCGAGCGCGCGCGCGATGACGTCCATGGCCTCGGGGGCGATGAGGCGGCGGCTGAGATCGGCGAGGAGGTCCTTGTCGCACGCCTCGGTGAGGTAGCCCGCGGCGCGGAAGTCGATCGCTCGCGCGAGCTGGAAATCGTCCGTGTCGGTGGCCATGCCGTGCATGAGCGCGGTAGCCACGCGCCGATCCTCTTCGCTCGTCGGGTCGAGCGGGGCGAGCTCTTGGAGGTACTCGGCGAACATGGTCGCTGTCGCCCCGACCTCGAGGCGAAGGTCGACGAAGCGCGCCTTGGGCGGGGTGGGCGCGCGATGGTGATCGATGATGGCGAGCACCTCGATGTCCTGCGCGCCGCCGAGATCGGGATCCGTGTCGTGTGCGTCGACGAAGGCGAGGAAGTCGACCTTCCCGACCTCGGAGACGTTGCGCATTTTGCGAAGCTCGATGTTGAGCAGCTTCACGAGCGCGCGGTTTTCGCGGTGCGACAGGTCGTGCGTGTATCCCACCGTGATCTGCGCGACGCCATGGCGCTGAGCGATGTGGGTCAGGGCGAGGGCCGAGGCGATCCCGTCCGGGTCGGGGTGACCACGGAGCGAGATGAGGAGATGCTTTCCGCTGGCCGCGGAGAGCGCCTCCGAGAGCGCGCGGGCACGCTCTGCAGGGCCACTCAGAGAAGGGTTCAGGCGCCGGACGGCTTCGGTCATCGAGCTACGGCAGATTGTGCGCTCGTTTCGGGATACAAAGCGAGCCCTTCTCGCACCGTGCCTCTTCGTACGTTCAGGTGAGACATGGGAGGCTTGCGTCTTCCGGGGTTTGGTGGGAAGAGCGCGCGGCCCCCCTCACGATGCCCGCGAACGTCCCCAAGAAGAGCGTCTACCTCGGCTTCCAGCGCGCCCTCCGAGCCCTCATCCCGGCGCTCGTGGTGGCGCTCCCGCCCCTCTATTGGGTGGCCGACGCCACGCGGCGCTCGTCGCTCGTCTCTCTGGGCCGCGATCAGGGCATTTTTCAGTACGTGGCGTGGGCGATCCTGAAGGGTGATCGCGACTACCGCGACATCCGCGACGTGAACGGCCCGCTCACGCACCTCGTCCACATGGTGTTCTTGAAGCTCGGCGGCGCCGACGAGCACGTCTTCCACGTGCTCGATCTCGTGGTGAGCGGCATCGCCTTCGCGTTCGTCGGCGCGTGCCTGCCCGGGATCGGGAGGAACGCCAAGCCGAACCACGCAGGCCACGGCACGGCCGCGCGCTGGGTGCGAGAGATCGCGAGCCGCGCGGGGTGGGCCTTCGCGGCGTGGGTCGTCCTGAGCGGGCAGTACCTGCTCTATATCTTCTGGGATCTCGCGCAGCGCGAGAGCTTCTGCGACTGGTTCTTGCTGGCCTCGCTCGGTCTCCAGCTCGTAGCGCAGGACCGCATGCGCTCGGTGGATCCGGCGTCGAACGCTTCTCTCTCGGCCCCGACACGCGGCACGCCGCACCTCGCGTGGGCCGGCGCGTTCTCGATGTTGCTCTGGTTCGGGAAGCCCACCTACGCCCTCTTCACCTTCGCGCAGCTCCTCACCTTGCTCGTGGATCCGCTGCCGGTCTCGCGGAAGAAGCGCCTCGTGTGGTTCGCGTTCGGAGGCGCCCTCGGGGTGGCCTCGCAGCTCCTCTTCCTCGTGGTGTTCGGCGACGCGCTCGCGTTCTTCCGCATCTACCTCGTCGACGTGCCCACGATGTACAAGTTCATCTGGCCACGGACGCCCTACGAGATCCTGGGCCTCGACGGATACTCGACCCTCGCTGCGGCGGCCGGCGCCACGAGCGCCGTCATGTTGGGCCTCGTCCTGACCGGGAGCCTGCCGCGGCGAGCCCTCGCCATCGCGCTCGCCCCGCTCTGCGGGCTCGGCAGCGTCCTCGCACAAAAAAAGGGGTTTCCGTACCACTTTCACCCGGTGAGCGTGACGCTCCACCTGCAGTGGCTCCTCCTCGTCGCGTGGTTCTCGGAGCGCAACCAGCGCCTCCCGCGGAAGCGCGCCGAGAGGCTCGTCCCCATCGCCGCGGCGGCCGCCCTCTCCCTGCGCGTGGCTACGATGATGCCGATGTCGCCCTACGTGCAGAGCTTGTGGCTGCTCACGAAGGCGCGCGATCCCGTGGAGCGCATCAGCCACGACTACCTCGTGTACTTCCGCACGAGCGACTTCTTCCCGTGGGAGCTCCGCCAGGCCGCGTCCTACCTGCGCATCACGACGAAGCCCGAGGACAAGGTGCAGACGTACGGCATGGACCCGTACGTGCTCTTCCTCGCGCAGCGAAAGAGCGCCACCCCTTACATTTACGCGTACGACCTCAACGCCGACGCAGCCCTCGCGGGCGGGAATTTGCCGGCTCCCGTAGGGCTCCACCCGAGCCCCGCCGAGGCCGACAAGATCCGCGCGATCCGCGACGCGCACGAGCGCGACTTCTTCGCGAAGATCAAGGCTGCGCCTCCCGCCGCGTTCGTGTTCCACGACAAGGCGCCGCTCATCACCTGGCAAGAGGCCGTGCACGACTTCAAGGAGCACTGCCCCGAGTCGGCCGAGTGGGTGTTTGCACGGTACACGGAGACCGCGAACTTCAAGGGCCTCCGTGTGTTCTTGCGCAACGATCTCGCGACGAACGCGCCACGTTTCGACGAACACGAGCCCGCACCCCCGGCCAAGACCGACTGAACGCCCGCTCATGCGGCGTCGGAGGGCCTGATTTGGCCTTTTTTCCGAAGCTCCTGTAAGCAAGGAGCATGGACCCCAACGAGGCGGCGCCGCTCTCGACGACCTCGCCCAACTCGGTGCACCCGCCTCCCCGCGAGGGGGAGGGCGACCTCAGGGCCCCGCAGCTCTACCTGAACCGTGAGCTCTCGTGGCTCGAGTTCAACGCGCGGGTCTTGGCCGAGGCCGAGAGCGAGAGCGTCCCGCTGCTCGAGCGGCTCAAGTTCCACGCCATCGTCACGTCGAACCTCGACGAGTTCTTCATGGTGCGCGTGGCGGGGCTCAAGCAGAAGCTCACCGGCGAGGTCGGTGAGGTGAACCCCGACGGGATGAGCGTCTACGACCAGCTCGCGCGCATCTCCGAGCGTGTCCACGAGATGGCCCAGCGCCAGAGCGAGGCGCTGAAGGACCACCTCTTCCCTGCCCTCGCCGAGCAAGGCTACGCGTGGCTCAAGCCCGACGAGCTCCCCCAGGAGCAGCTCGCCGCGCTCGACGAGCGCTTCCACAAAGACGTGTTCCCGGTGCTCACCCCGATCGCGATCGACCCTGGGCACCCGTTCCCTCACGTGCGAAATCGCAGCTTGAACCTCGGCGTGATGTTCTCGCGCGACGGCTCGGGGGACGTGAACTTCGGCGTGGTGCAGGTGCCGACCATGCTCCCGCGCCTGCTCATGGTGGGCGCCGTCACGCTCAAGAACGGCACGATCGCGCCCAACGCGTTCGTGCTGCTCGAGGACATCATCGCGCGGCACGTCGACATGATCTTTCCGGGTGTTCGCCTGAAGGGCGTGTACGCGTTCCGGGTCACTCGGAACTTCGACATCGAGATCGACGAAGAAGAGGCCGAGGATCTCCTCCAGCAGATCCAGCAGGAGCTGCGGCGGCGCGAGCGCGGGAACGCGGTGCGGCTCGAGGTCTCCGGGGAGTACACGGAGGCGTCCCTCGCCAAGCTCGTGAAGGCCCTGAAGCTCGACCCGGAGCGCGACGTGTACCGCACGACGGCCGTGCTGAACGTGCCCGACCTGCTCCAGCTCGTGTCACGCGAGGAGCGCCGAAGCCTGCGCGACGAGCCGTACGCGCCGCTCCAGGTCCCGCCTCTGCGAGAGACCGACGACATCTTCGCGACCATCCGCGAAGGCGACATCTTGCTCCACCACCCGTACGAGTCGTTCGACCCGATCGTCGACCTCGTGAGCCGCGCGGCCGACGATCCGGACGTGCTCGCGATCAAACAGACGCTCTACCGCGCGGGCGGCGACTCCCCCATCGTGAAGGCCTTGGCGCGCGCCGCCGAGGCCGGCAAGCAGGTCACGGCGATCGTCGAGCTGAAGGCGCGCTTCGACGAGGAGTCGAACATCGTGTGGGCGCGAACGCTCGAGCAGAGCGGCGTGCACGTCGTGTACGGCCTCATGGGGCTGAAGACCCACGCGAAGTGCCTGCTCATCGTGAGGCGCGAGCGCTCCGGCCTGCGGAGGTACGTGCACCTCTCGACGGGCAACTACAACACCGGCACGGCGCGCCACTACACCGACGTCTCGCTGCTCACGTGCAGGCCGAGCATGGGCGAGGACGCCTCGTCGCTCTTCAACCTGCTCACGGGCTACAGCGCGCCGGCCAAGTGGAACTCGCTCATCGTGGCGCCCCTCGGGCTCCACGAGGCGGTCCTCGGGCTCATCGCCCGCGAGGCGGAGCACGCGCGCCACGGAAAGCCCGCCCGCATCGTCGCCAAGATGAACTCCCTCGTCGACGAGGACGTCATCGAGGCGCTCTACCGAGCTTCGCAAGCCGGCGTATCCATTACACTTTTGATTCGTGGCATCTGTTGTTTGCGGCCGGGTGTCCCGGGCGTGAGCGAGACCATCGAGGTGCGCGCGATCGTCGACCGGTACCTCGAGCACGGGCGCATCTTCCGGTTCTCGAACGGCGGGCGAGAAGAGGTCTACATCTCGAGCGCCGACTGGATGCCCAGGAACTTCCACCGGCGCGTGGAGGTGATGGTGCCCATCGAGGACGCGGCGCTGCGCCAGAAGCTCTCCGATCAGCTCGAGCTCCAGCTCCTCGACAACGTGAAGTCGTGGCGCCTCGAGAGCGATGGGCGGTACGTCCGCGTCACGCCCAAGGCGAACGCGGCGGCGCTGCGGTGCCAGGTCCGGTTCCAAGA includes these proteins:
- a CDS encoding DHH family phosphoesterase, with amino-acid sequence MTEAVRRLNPSLSGPAERARALSEALSAASGKHLLISLRGHPDPDGIASALALTHIAQRHGVAQITVGYTHDLSHRENRALVKLLNIELRKMRNVSEVGKVDFLAFVDAHDTDPDLGGAQDIEVLAIIDHHRAPTPPKARFVDLRLEVGATATMFAEYLQELAPLDPTSEEDRRVATALMHGMATDTDDFQLARAIDFRAAGYLTEACDKDLLADLSRRLIAPEAMDVIARALASLFVRRNFAMAGVGFVSEGDRDTIAQAADFLVRREDIDTVVVYGVVGERFIEGSLRTHSASVDPAVWLEQAFGHDDRGRAYGGGRRDKGGFRIPIGFLGRSTDRAQLWQLVEHAMRQALLRQLGDEAAPSLSNQVAS
- the ppk1 gene encoding polyphosphate kinase 1, which encodes MDPNEAAPLSTTSPNSVHPPPREGEGDLRAPQLYLNRELSWLEFNARVLAEAESESVPLLERLKFHAIVTSNLDEFFMVRVAGLKQKLTGEVGEVNPDGMSVYDQLARISERVHEMAQRQSEALKDHLFPALAEQGYAWLKPDELPQEQLAALDERFHKDVFPVLTPIAIDPGHPFPHVRNRSLNLGVMFSRDGSGDVNFGVVQVPTMLPRLLMVGAVTLKNGTIAPNAFVLLEDIIARHVDMIFPGVRLKGVYAFRVTRNFDIEIDEEEAEDLLQQIQQELRRRERGNAVRLEVSGEYTEASLAKLVKALKLDPERDVYRTTAVLNVPDLLQLVSREERRSLRDEPYAPLQVPPLRETDDIFATIREGDILLHHPYESFDPIVDLVSRAADDPDVLAIKQTLYRAGGDSPIVKALARAAEAGKQVTAIVELKARFDEESNIVWARTLEQSGVHVVYGLMGLKTHAKCLLIVRRERSGLRRYVHLSTGNYNTGTARHYTDVSLLTCRPSMGEDASSLFNLLTGYSAPAKWNSLIVAPLGLHEAVLGLIAREAEHARHGKPARIVAKMNSLVDEDVIEALYRASQAGVSITLLIRGICCLRPGVPGVSETIEVRAIVDRYLEHGRIFRFSNGGREEVYISSADWMPRNFHRRVEVMVPIEDAALRQKLSDQLELQLLDNVKSWRLESDGRYVRVTPKANAAALRCQVRFQELTRELVRTAEVAARPGSRFHMTPTAQRSPLEGKVPKTTRRRKRHDA